GTAGACCGCGGCGATCAGGACGGGGGCGCCCGTCCCGTCCTTCGCGTAGATATCCGTCGTCTGCGCGAGTTTGTCCGGCTTGATGTACTCGGGCAGCCCCTCGAAAAGCCGGATGCCGCTGTCGGCGGCCATGCCGCTCACGGCGACGGCCGGCGCGACCATCGCGACGACCATGACACCGGCCACAGCGCTGAGTGCGAGAAAGCCGGCCGCGGTGCGGCGACGACGCGAGAGGTGGGTCATCTCGGCGGACCTCCAATGAGCGAGGGGAACGACAACGACCGCGATCCGCAAGACCCTCCCTCTGCGAACCCTGTCAGGGCATTGTGGACCAAGCAACCTGGGAGTAAGAGGAATATGACATGTTTTGCTGGATCCCACCACCGGGAATACCTGGGCACCGATCCCGTTGTATGCATTTGCATAGAATTGCCGAGGACACCCTGAGGAGCCAGCGCATGCAGTACGGAATCTTCTCCGTGAGCGATATCACCCGAGACCCAACCTCGGGCGAGACGCCAAGCGAGGCGGAGCGCATCGACGCGATCGTGACGATCGCGACCCACGCGGAGGAGGTCGGGCTGGATGTGTTCGCGATCGGAGAGCACCACAACCCGCCGTTCTTCTCCTCCTCCCCCACCACCCTGCTCGCCCACATCGCAGCCCTCACCGAGCGCCTGATCGTCACGACCTCCACGACACTGATCACCACGAACGACCCGGTGCGGCTCGCCGAAGAGTACGCGATGCTCCAGCATCTCTCGAAGGGCCGCATGGATCTGATGCTCGGCCGGGGCAACACCGGCCCGGTCTACCCGTGGTTCGGCCAGGACCTCCGCCAGAGCCTGCCGCTCGCGCTGGAGAACTACAACCTCCTGCACCGGCTGTGGAACGAGGATGTCGTGGACTGGGAGGGCCGCTTCCGCACCCCGCTCCAGGGCTTCACCTCCACCCCGCGACCGCTCGACGGCGTACCCCCGTTCGTCTGGCACGGCAGCATCCGCACCCCGGAGATTGCGGAGCAGGCCGCCTACTATGGCAACGGCTTCTTCGCGAACAACATCTTCTGGCCGAAGAATCACTACCAGCGCCTGATCGCGTTCTACCGCGAGCGCTTCGAGCACTACGGGCACGGCACCGCCAAGCAGGCGATCGTCGGCCTCGGCGGGCAAGCCTACCTCGCCAAGAACTCGCAGGATGCGAAGACCGCGTTCCGCCCCTACTTCGACGAAGCGCCAGTCTACGGCAACGGCCCGTCGATGGAGGATTTCGCCGAGGCGACCCCGCTGACCGTCGGCAGCCCGCAGGAAGTCATCGACAAGACGCTGACCTTCCGCGAGTGGGCAGGCGACTACCAGCGCCAGCTGTTCCTGATGGACCACGCCGGCCTCCCGCTGAAGACCGTGCTCGAACAGCTCGACCTGCTGGGCGGAGAGGTCGTCCCCGTGCTGCGCAAGGAGACCGCGGCCCGCAAAGACCCGCAAACCCCCGACGCGCCGACCCACGCCTCCCTCGTGCGCGCGAAGTACGGCGAGGAGAAGCCGCGCCAGCTGCGCCCGAACGCGAACCGCGGCGACAACCTGACCGGCGGCGCTCCCTACCAAGACAGCGGCGAGCGAGAGCCCGGCGCTGTGACGCCCGGGGCAGAGGAATGAGGACCCCATGACGAACGCCCCGCAGCGCCCGTTCCGGCTCGTGGCTGTGAACGCGGGCGTGAACGACCCCTCCGCCACGAAGCTGCTGGCCGAGCGGCTGACCCAGAGCGTGGAGGCGAATGCGCAGCGCGACGGCCGCACAGTCGAGGCGCTGCGCCTGGACCTGCGCGAACTGCTGCCGGAGCTCTCCGGCGCGCTCGCCTCCGGCCACCTCGGACCGATGTTCGGGAAGGCCGTCGAAGCGCTCGCCTCGGCGGACGGCATCGTGGCGGCGACGCAGATCTACAAGGCCGGGATGAGCGGGCTGTTCAGCTCGTTCTTCCAGGTGCTCGACAACGACCTCCTGATCGCCAAGCCGCTCCTCCTCGGCGCGACGGCCGGGACCGCCCGGCACGCGCTCGCGGTGGACGGGCAGCTGCGCTCGATGTTCGCCTACCTGCGCACCATGACCGCCCCCACCTCCGTCTTCGCTTCGACCGAGGACTGGCAGGACAGCACCCTTGGCCAGCGCATTGACCGCGCGGCGCGCTAGCTGGTCGTGCTGATGGAGTCCGGCGTCGAAGCCCGCATCAAAGAAACCTCGTGGGACCGCTATCGGCACGAGTTCGGCTCCGCCGGCGGCTCCGAGCTGGGAATCGATGTGTCGTCCGAACTGATGCGCCTCGCCGCGGGAGGGACCCTGCCGCCGCCAAGCTGAAGCGATAGTGTGGGCGTCGAAACAGGGAGGGAGCCAACGTGGACGTGCTCGGCGCGCTGCAGTGGATCGGCCTGGTGGTCTGCCTTATCCTCGCGCTCACCGGCCTGATCCCGGTCGTGGCCGCCGCGGCG
Above is a genomic segment from Leifsonia xyli subsp. xyli str. CTCB07 containing:
- a CDS encoding LLM class flavin-dependent oxidoreductase, which codes for MQYGIFSVSDITRDPTSGETPSEAERIDAIVTIATHAEEVGLDVFAIGEHHNPPFFSSSPTTLLAHIAALTERLIVTTSTTLITTNDPVRLAEEYAMLQHLSKGRMDLMLGRGNTGPVYPWFGQDLRQSLPLALENYNLLHRLWNEDVVDWEGRFRTPLQGFTSTPRPLDGVPPFVWHGSIRTPEIAEQAAYYGNGFFANNIFWPKNHYQRLIAFYRERFEHYGHGTAKQAIVGLGGQAYLAKNSQDAKTAFRPYFDEAPVYGNGPSMEDFAEATPLTVGSPQEVIDKTLTFREWAGDYQRQLFLMDHAGLPLKTVLEQLDLLGGEVVPVLRKETAARKDPQTPDAPTHASLVRAKYGEEKPRQLRPNANRGDNLTGGAPYQDSGEREPGAVTPGAEE
- a CDS encoding NAD(P)H-dependent oxidoreductase, with product MTNAPQRPFRLVAVNAGVNDPSATKLLAERLTQSVEANAQRDGRTVEALRLDLRELLPELSGALASGHLGPMFGKAVEALASADGIVAATQIYKAGMSGLFSSFFQVLDNDLLIAKPLLLGATAGTARHALAVDGQLRSMFAYLRTMTAPTSVFASTEDWQDSTLGQRIDRAAR